ATGCTATTGTCTGAGACTCAAAGTTCCAAACAGAAAATTTTAcaatactttttgtttttttcttcagatGTCGCCTCAACTTGATCCGGTAGCTGAGCTTGAAACCTTAAAAACACAAGTTGATCATTCAGGAAGTACGAGCTTCTCGAGACTTATCAAAAATGATCCAGTTTCacaatatctatatattttgtttgtttctcagTGATTTGATTTGATCTTCTTCCTTCAGCTGGTGAAGCTGGCTCACCGAGAAAGGAAAATGAGCATCATGGAGAACATTCCCACCATAAGAAATCGTTGTTCTCCAAAATGAAGGATAAGGCTAAGAAACTTCAGCATAGTCTCAGCGGCAAGAGGAGACATGATGAAGAAGGTGGTGATGCAACCATGTCCCCGCCATTTGGCAGATTAGAAGACCACCAAGTTAGAGAAGCAGGAGGTTATGCGACACTTTCACCACGTGACAAGTCCAAAGATCataaagaaagagaaggagaagtagaagaagaagatccagAATATCTTGGAGCCCCAAGTAAATCAAATTAAGCAAAGCTCCATAAAAATAAccaatttttctttcttcttcttgaagttTCTTAAGACTGATCGATCTCTTGTGTGATGATATTTTATAGTGTATGAATCAAAGAAGGCACCTGAAGAGTTAAAGGAGACTGCGAGGCAGCATCCCCGGGAAACTCCTGTGATCACTGAGACGAACGTTTTATCTGTTCTCCCATCCAAACACAACGCTGAACATGAACATAAAGATTGTTCTGGTTCCAACACAGAGTCGATGGCTGAGAAGACAGGGAAGCAGTACACAAACCAGGAAGCTATTAGTCCAAGCAAGACCGTAACAGAAACCGTAACAGAGACGCTAGCACCTGCTTATGCTAAAGTCTCTGAGGCTACTCACTCTATAACTAAGAAGATCCAAGACATGGCTTTTCCGGAGTCAACAGAGGCAGAACCAAAGACAAATGATGTTTCAGAAATCAACACTGCAGGAACTAACCAGCCCGCTGGCTTCAACACTAAGGTACTATAGAAGAACTTGTTTATGTATGTTGCATCTCCATACGTGTCTGCGCTTTGGATTCGGTCAATCATTGTATGTATGTTGCATCTCCATATGTAATTTGCTAACCAGGTATGGGACAAAGGCGTATCAGTGAAGGAATACATAAGCGAAAAGTTTGAGCCTGGGGAAGATGACAAAGCACTTTCTAGAGTGATAACTAAAGCTATCAGTCCTCGCAGAGCTTCCTCTGAGGCTGCTGCATTTGGTGGAGCCACAAACATGGTAGCTGCTTCAAATTCAGCAGACAACAAAGCTCCCCTTTTAACCAACACGAATGAAAGTGAGTTGCTCTTCTAGTATTCAAACTAAAACAATTTGATTTAACCATTTGACAAACCTTCatttgatgagtttgttgaaCTGCAGTTGTTGAGGAAGAGAATCATGAGAAGATGCTTCAACCTAACTGAAGAACAAAGAAGGTTTCTTCAATTTGTGTTAACATCTACGAAGTCTctatgtaaaaagaaaaagaaactttcTACTTCAGTCATCTCTTTTCTCTATTAGTTATTGTACCAAAACTCGGATTTCTGGTCTAAAGTCTGTTGtatacatatgtttttttttgttttttcattcatttaaaatttttatgctGAATTCAGCTAGGTGATCCAACAGATGAACCTAGGATGGCATTAGCTCATTAAAATCAATGTCCATTTGGAAGCCATAGAAACAAGATTTGCTCTGAAATTTATTAATCTCGTGAAATGTAGATTCATTGTACATACGTCATAAGTCTTCTATCGGAGGTCTGTTGTAGTAGACAGTCTTATAATAGTGATAACAAAAACAAAGGAACAAACGAAGAATGAATTAGAGGCAGCAAAATGTGGTTTTCCTTTTTAGATTAACAATCTAAAAGCATCTAactgattatattttttttttgtcatcaactgattataataatgttatatgattttattttcaaattgttTTGGCATTTTGAGAAAATGTCCAAGTTTTGAAAACGCGACTAAGCATCATGATTTTGCAACAGGTAATTTacctcaaaaaaatataaaatatatgtggtTCGAGAACAGTATGCAAATTATGTCCGATCTTTACATAATtctaatcccctatatattaattgagagtaatttaaaaaaattgtaatcttaaatttgtattaattaaaaaagagtCTTGTTTACGTGTCATTTAATTAGGCTATCAATTTGGCTTACGTGACGAATCAATTGAATAATTAGTAAGTCCAAAATCCAATTGGTAGAAAAA
The window above is part of the Brassica napus cultivar Da-Ae chromosome C3, Da-Ae, whole genome shotgun sequence genome. Proteins encoded here:
- the LOC106375163 gene encoding uncharacterized protein LOC106375163, which gives rise to MAMFKQLLMVFPRTSETQDSWTCTPFLLLYMSPQLDPVAELETLKTQVDHSGTGEAGSPRKENEHHGEHSHHKKSLFSKMKDKAKKLQHSLSGKRRHDEEGGDATMSPPFGRLEDHQVREAGGYATLSPRDKSKDHKEREGEVEEEDPEYLGAPMYESKKAPEELKETARQHPRETPVITETNVLSVLPSKHNAEHEHKDCSGSNTESMAEKTGKQYTNQEAISPSKTVTETVTETLAPAYAKVSEATHSITKKIQDMAFPESTEAEPKTNDVSEINTAGTNQPAGFNTKVWDKGVSVKEYISEKFEPGEDDKALSRVITKAISPRRASSEAAAFGGATNMVAASNSADNKAPLLTNTNEIVEEENHEKMLQPN